In one window of Gemmatimonadaceae bacterium DNA:
- a CDS encoding peptide MFS transporter: MTPTQNPAVGEDSAFFGHPRGLGLLFLTEMWERFSYYGMRALLVLYLVNKLEWDTARAAGLYGTYTMLVYLTPMIGGYLADRFIGTHRSLVIGGFVIASGHFVLAFPGMTAFYTGLGLVIIGTGFFKANVSTMVGQLYHEGDTRRDSGFTLFYMGINTGAFLGPLVCGYLAQSDRFGWHYGFAAAGVGMVLGLIGYMLLKRKYLGTIGDAPRGASKAGAGVLTDDSQDVSTRNGVIGIIGGGALAWLVSGSILGVLMGCVIGAALSISVLGTHGEERKRVVALFIVAFFVVFFWAAYEQAGSSMNLFADRNTNLQAGSFTIPSTWFQSVNAFFIIIFAPVFAAFWLAMGRRGTEPSTALKMSIGLALVGAGFLLLAIGGGRADAGIKVSPMWLIGAYLLHTFGELCLSPVGLSYVTKVAPVKFASLLMGVWFLANAAANKVAGFVAGYTPLPGQAPSSPQTGIGGYIQQLSGTNKGFFTIFVISSFAAAIAMFLCVPLLKRLTKSVKA; this comes from the coding sequence GTGACACCCACACAGAATCCCGCCGTCGGCGAGGATAGCGCCTTCTTCGGCCATCCCCGCGGGCTCGGCCTGTTGTTCCTGACCGAGATGTGGGAACGATTCTCGTACTACGGCATGCGCGCCCTGCTCGTGCTGTATCTGGTGAACAAACTGGAGTGGGACACGGCACGGGCCGCCGGTCTGTATGGCACCTACACGATGCTGGTGTATCTCACGCCAATGATCGGCGGATATCTCGCCGATCGGTTCATCGGGACACATCGCTCGCTGGTCATTGGCGGTTTCGTCATTGCCAGCGGCCATTTCGTGCTCGCGTTTCCGGGAATGACGGCGTTCTACACAGGCCTCGGACTGGTGATCATCGGCACCGGCTTCTTCAAGGCGAATGTGTCCACCATGGTGGGCCAACTGTACCACGAGGGCGACACGCGTCGCGACTCGGGCTTCACCTTGTTCTACATGGGCATCAACACGGGCGCGTTTCTCGGACCGCTCGTGTGCGGGTATCTCGCGCAGAGTGATCGGTTCGGCTGGCACTATGGTTTCGCGGCCGCTGGCGTGGGCATGGTGCTCGGGCTCATCGGATACATGCTCCTCAAGCGCAAGTACCTCGGCACGATCGGTGATGCACCACGTGGTGCGTCAAAAGCGGGCGCGGGCGTCCTCACCGACGACAGCCAGGACGTATCGACACGAAACGGCGTGATCGGAATTATCGGCGGCGGCGCGCTCGCGTGGCTCGTGTCCGGAAGTATCCTGGGCGTCCTGATGGGCTGTGTCATTGGCGCCGCGCTCAGCATCAGCGTGCTGGGAACCCACGGCGAGGAACGCAAGCGGGTGGTCGCCCTGTTCATCGTCGCATTCTTCGTGGTGTTTTTCTGGGCCGCGTACGAACAGGCCGGGTCCTCCATGAACCTCTTCGCCGACCGAAACACCAACCTGCAGGCCGGAAGCTTCACCATTCCGTCAACGTGGTTTCAATCGGTGAACGCGTTCTTCATCATCATCTTTGCACCGGTGTTTGCCGCGTTCTGGCTGGCGATGGGTCGTCGCGGCACGGAACCGAGCACCGCGCTCAAGATGTCCATCGGGCTGGCACTGGTCGGCGCGGGATTCCTGCTCCTCGCCATTGGCGGTGGCCGGGCCGACGCCGGCATCAAGGTGTCGCCCATGTGGCTGATCGGCGCCTACCTGCTCCATACGTTCGGTGAGTTGTGCCTTTCGCCGGTCGGCTTGTCGTACGTGACGAAGGTGGCACCAGTGAAGTTCGCGTCACTGCTCATGGGCGTCTGGTTCCTCGCCAACGCCGCGGCCAACAAGGTTGCCGGATTTGTCGCGGGCTACACTCCGCTGCCAGGTCAGGCGCCGTCGTCGCCGCAAACCGGAATCGGCGGCTACATCCAGCAGCTCAGCGGCACCAACAAAGGCTTCTTCACCATCTTTGTCATCAGCTCGTTCGCTGCCGCCATCGCCATGTTCCTCTGCGTGCCGTTGCTGAAGCGTTTGACGAAGTCCGTGAAGGCGTGA
- a CDS encoding glycosyltransferase family 2 protein, whose amino-acid sequence MLYLAIPAHNEVATIGVLLWRLRTVLAEFPREYEVVVYDDASTDETADVAEQYLHAMPVTVLRGTTPIGYAGAVNALVRHIAAHTRYPRRDAMLLMQGDFTDPPGIVPEFARRFEGGADLVVGERTAVVDAPRPVRRLFTAAGWALKPFVRVEGVSDLTGTMRLMRISALRDLLRTVGDDAVCEGDSWTANADLLLRPRAACASIGDRAPGAHLRRANARDASRHRARRVGRASVGMASPWAARRANLCARACGGHGGEACPSGTIGTSTRRTGSDSRSTARTLA is encoded by the coding sequence GTGCTCTACCTCGCCATCCCCGCGCACAACGAGGTCGCCACCATCGGCGTCCTGCTCTGGCGCCTTCGCACGGTGCTCGCCGAGTTTCCGCGCGAATACGAGGTCGTCGTGTACGATGATGCCAGCACCGACGAAACGGCAGATGTGGCGGAGCAATACCTCCACGCCATGCCCGTCACTGTGCTGCGTGGCACCACGCCCATCGGATACGCCGGTGCCGTGAATGCACTGGTGCGCCACATTGCCGCGCACACGCGCTATCCGCGACGGGACGCGATGCTCCTGATGCAGGGTGACTTCACCGATCCGCCCGGCATCGTTCCAGAATTCGCCCGACGGTTTGAAGGCGGGGCGGATCTCGTCGTGGGCGAGCGGACGGCCGTCGTGGATGCGCCGCGACCGGTCCGGCGGTTGTTCACCGCCGCCGGTTGGGCGCTCAAGCCCTTTGTGCGCGTGGAGGGGGTGAGTGACCTCACGGGCACCATGCGCCTCATGCGCATTTCCGCATTGCGCGATTTGCTGCGCACCGTGGGCGACGATGCGGTCTGCGAAGGCGACTCCTGGACCGCGAACGCCGACTTGCTGCTGCGCCCTCGTGCCGCATGCGCGTCGATTGGAGACCGTGCCCCTGGAGCCCACCTACGGCGTGCGAACGCGCGAGACGCGTCGCGTCACCGTGCGCGACGCGTTGGCCGCGCTTCGGTGGGCATGGCGAGCCCGTGGGCGGCGCGCCGTGCCAACCTCTGCGCCAGAGCCTGTGGCGGACATGGCGGCGAAGCCTGCCCGTCCGGCACCATCGGGACGTCGACGCGACGAACCGGAAGTGACAGCCGATCGACTGCGCGAACGCTCGCGTGA